One segment of Proteus appendicitidis DNA contains the following:
- a CDS encoding fimbria/pilus outer membrane usher protein, whose translation MVNKNTVCFLFSGIITISLILPFPSYSANRFNPAFLSDSPEAVTDLSYFEAGNSIKPGDYHLDIIFNNEYLRNESIHFISDNKNVIPCLNKAFLASLGINVKLITDFDLKSEKECIDISDSIPDTSVNYDIEKQALKIQVPQAALNLQARGYIPPEKWDNGITAGLLNYSFSGANNWGNSHNNSYYLNLRSGINIGAWRLRDYSTWNSSNGKHQWDHINTYLQRNIVSLRSQLKVGDSYTSSTLFDSVNFRGISLESDDTMLPDSQRGFAPVVRGIASSNAKVVIRQNGYVIYQTFVSPGAFEIRDLYPTSNSGDLYVSVEENDGSKHDYIVPYSAVPILQREGQKKFVIQAGEVRQDRQDKKPHFIQGHLIYGLPYDSTAYGGALITSDYQSYALGAGQNMGTLGAFSTDITFAHSKLPDNSTSEGYSLRFLYAKSLNQFGTNFQLLGYRYSTSGFYTLDETLNTRMSGYLYENNKEEPLRYFNLNNRKKGSLQVNLSQQLGDYGSVFMTTNWQNYWETNEKNVLFQAGYNGNVKGLSYNIIYGYNRMMNSGQRDQTLSLGISIPLQLLMPSSYQSVNSAYLTYNYSHNDNGYSAHNAGVAGTLFEDNTLNYSVQQGYSNQGGSYTGNAALGYQSRYGNLNVGYNYHKETQQLNYSVAGGMLLHSEGLTLSQPLSSNAILVDARKTADVPIDNATGIYTDWRGFAVIPYATAYRQNKVALDTTALPDNVEIEQNIQQVIPTQGAVIKVNFEAKTGYRLLLTLQRQGRPLPFGAIASDKQNHLSGIIGDDGLLYLSGVPKSGVLDIRWGNNTSEHCQVNYTLPENEHDEPFVKMTQECQ comes from the coding sequence ATGGTTAATAAAAATACAGTTTGTTTTCTTTTTTCTGGCATCATTACGATTTCATTAATATTGCCATTTCCTTCATATAGTGCAAACCGATTTAATCCTGCATTTTTATCTGACTCACCTGAAGCAGTCACTGATCTAAGCTATTTTGAAGCAGGAAACAGTATTAAACCTGGTGATTATCATCTTGATATTATTTTTAATAATGAATATCTACGAAATGAAAGCATTCATTTTATTAGCGATAATAAAAATGTGATCCCTTGTTTAAATAAAGCTTTTTTAGCGTCACTCGGGATTAACGTTAAGTTAATCACTGACTTCGATTTGAAATCAGAAAAAGAATGTATTGATATTTCAGATTCTATTCCTGATACCAGCGTTAATTATGATATTGAAAAACAAGCATTAAAGATCCAAGTTCCTCAAGCCGCATTAAACCTTCAAGCACGAGGTTATATTCCACCTGAAAAATGGGATAACGGAATTACCGCAGGCTTATTGAATTACAGTTTTAGTGGTGCCAATAACTGGGGAAATTCTCATAATAATAGCTATTACCTTAATCTACGTAGTGGGATCAATATTGGCGCTTGGCGATTGAGAGATTATTCCACATGGAATTCATCAAATGGAAAGCATCAGTGGGATCATATCAATACCTATCTTCAAAGAAATATTGTGTCATTAAGAAGTCAGTTAAAAGTTGGCGATAGTTATACTTCATCAACCTTATTCGACAGCGTTAATTTCCGCGGTATTTCTTTAGAAAGCGATGACACCATGTTGCCAGATAGCCAACGTGGATTTGCACCTGTTGTAAGAGGTATTGCAAGCAGCAATGCCAAAGTTGTTATTCGACAAAATGGCTATGTTATTTATCAGACTTTTGTCTCTCCGGGTGCATTTGAAATTCGCGATCTCTATCCCACTTCAAATAGTGGTGATTTATATGTCTCGGTTGAAGAGAACGATGGAAGTAAGCACGACTATATTGTGCCTTATTCTGCTGTGCCTATTTTACAACGAGAAGGTCAAAAAAAGTTTGTTATTCAAGCGGGTGAAGTTCGCCAAGATAGACAAGATAAAAAACCACACTTTATCCAAGGTCATCTTATTTATGGTCTACCTTATGACAGTACCGCTTACGGTGGTGCATTAATTACCTCTGATTATCAATCTTATGCATTAGGTGCAGGTCAGAATATGGGAACGTTAGGTGCATTCTCAACGGATATCACCTTTGCCCATAGCAAATTACCCGATAATTCGACTTCCGAAGGCTACTCCCTACGCTTTCTCTATGCAAAATCATTAAACCAATTTGGAACAAATTTCCAATTATTAGGATATCGCTACTCCACTTCGGGTTTTTATACGCTAGATGAAACATTGAATACTCGAATGTCAGGCTATCTCTATGAAAATAATAAAGAAGAGCCATTACGCTATTTTAATTTAAACAATAGAAAAAAAGGCAGTCTTCAAGTGAATTTATCACAACAACTTGGAGATTATGGTTCTGTTTTTATGACAACAAATTGGCAAAATTATTGGGAAACCAATGAAAAAAATGTGCTGTTTCAAGCTGGCTATAACGGCAATGTAAAAGGTCTTTCTTACAATATTATTTATGGATACAACCGCATGATGAATAGCGGTCAGCGCGATCAAACGCTCTCTTTGGGTATTTCAATTCCATTGCAATTATTAATGCCTTCAAGCTATCAATCCGTAAATAGTGCTTATCTCACTTATAACTATAGTCATAATGATAATGGTTATTCAGCACATAATGCGGGTGTAGCAGGTACCTTATTTGAAGATAACACGCTTAATTACAGTGTTCAGCAAGGCTATAGCAATCAAGGCGGAAGTTATACGGGTAACGCGGCATTAGGTTATCAAAGTCGCTATGGCAACCTTAACGTGGGGTATAACTATCATAAAGAGACTCAACAACTAAATTATAGCGTTGCAGGGGGAATGTTACTTCACAGCGAAGGTTTAACGTTAAGTCAGCCTTTAAGCTCCAATGCTATTCTTGTTGATGCTCGCAAAACCGCAGACGTTCCCATCGATAATGCAACTGGGATTTATACCGACTGGCGTGGGTTTGCCGTTATTCCTTATGCAACCGCTTATCGCCAAAATAAAGTTGCGCTTGATACCACAGCACTTCCTGATAATGTCGAAATTGAACAGAATATTCAGCAAGTTATTCCAACTCAAGGCGCTGTTATCAAAGTCAATTTTGAGGCTAAAACTGGATATCGTCTACTGCTAACACTGCAACGACAAGGGCGTCCGCTGCCTTTTGGTGCCATTGCATCTGACAAGCAAAATCACCTCTCCGGCATTATTGGTGACGATGGCTTACTTTACCTTTCAGGTGTACCAAAGTCTGGCGTATTAGATATTCGCTGGGGAAATAACACATCTGAACATTGCCAAGTTAATTATACATTACCTGAAAATGAACATGATGAACCTTTTGTAAAAATGACACAGGAGTGCCAATAA
- a CDS encoding fimbrial protein: protein MHKFTLILALPLLFITKGYAYDTLVQVHARVTGNTCTVETNSENITVKLGDIATKDFTSTAMSQQRTPIIPFSIKLVDCQPEASAVKVSFKGTNDLTDNALLAINNDGAKGVAISIMDKSGTSIPINDKSQSYPLLPNQDNTLQFYARYVATQVPVSAGQANATTTFLLEYQ from the coding sequence ATGCATAAATTCACGCTTATTTTGGCTCTACCACTCCTTTTTATCACTAAAGGGTATGCCTATGACACCTTAGTGCAAGTGCATGCACGAGTGACAGGCAACACCTGTACCGTTGAGACAAACTCAGAAAATATTACCGTGAAACTTGGCGACATTGCGACAAAAGACTTCACATCAACAGCGATGAGTCAACAACGAACACCGATTATTCCTTTTAGTATCAAATTAGTGGATTGTCAGCCTGAAGCCAGTGCAGTAAAAGTCAGTTTTAAGGGGACAAATGACCTGACTGATAATGCTTTATTGGCGATTAATAATGATGGCGCAAAAGGTGTCGCCATTTCAATTATGGATAAATCAGGAACATCAATTCCTATTAATGATAAAAGCCAATCTTATCCCCTGTTACCTAATCAAGATAATACCCTGCAATTTTACGCTCGCTATGTCGCCACACAGGTGCCAGTCAGTGCAGGGCAAGCCAATGCAACCACCACATTTTTATTGGAGTACCAATAA
- a CDS encoding fimbrial protein yields MKRTLFPLTLLVSLICLPTEMAWAVADPLVVSPPPMNFDGAADGTPAGTPITSTWIGETSVHNGFKCENKFLQKCWVETLYANALGSKISGIYYYEGGNRYPVYSLPGVKGIGYAFGLKDNNDSVSYVPIDVDNGSGATIIYPAAGSTVNHNVDRVSLKGKVVFVVTDEHLETGIYNIPYTVIANTWSEYGGGHKGNNTSLVAINPVTITIKARGCTVSTKNLTYELGDISMRDMATIGSTSKTQSKPLSVTCDTNVHLYASMTDQSTYSNNTDVLTLTSDSDASGIGIQFLFNDDPTPVVYGPDISATGQPNQRLLHITTSNNENYTLNLSTRYITTGTLKPGKANGLASLTFSYQ; encoded by the coding sequence ATGAAACGTACTTTATTCCCCCTTACATTACTGGTTTCCCTTATTTGTCTTCCTACAGAAATGGCATGGGCAGTGGCAGATCCTCTTGTCGTATCACCACCTCCAATGAATTTTGATGGCGCTGCAGATGGTACACCCGCGGGCACGCCCATTACCTCAACATGGATAGGTGAAACTTCCGTCCATAATGGCTTTAAATGTGAAAATAAGTTCTTACAAAAATGTTGGGTAGAAACACTGTATGCCAATGCGTTAGGCTCCAAAATTAGTGGTATTTACTATTACGAAGGGGGAAATCGTTATCCAGTTTATTCACTGCCTGGCGTCAAAGGCATTGGCTATGCTTTTGGTCTAAAAGATAACAATGACAGTGTTTCTTATGTGCCAATTGACGTTGATAATGGTTCTGGTGCAACCATTATTTATCCAGCAGCAGGCTCTACTGTTAACCATAATGTTGACCGCGTTTCGTTAAAAGGCAAAGTCGTGTTTGTTGTCACAGATGAACACTTAGAAACGGGTATTTATAATATTCCTTATACCGTTATCGCAAATACTTGGTCTGAATATGGTGGTGGGCATAAAGGTAATAACACCTCTCTCGTTGCGATTAACCCAGTAACAATCACCATTAAAGCCAGAGGTTGTACGGTCAGTACGAAAAATCTTACCTATGAATTAGGCGATATCTCAATGCGAGATATGGCAACCATTGGTTCAACGTCAAAAACACAAAGTAAGCCCCTTTCTGTCACTTGTGATACCAACGTTCACCTATATGCCAGCATGACCGATCAATCTACCTATTCTAATAATACAGATGTACTCACATTGACATCAGACTCTGACGCTTCAGGTATTGGGATCCAATTTCTTTTTAATGATGATCCAACCCCTGTTGTTTATGGACCTGATATCAGTGCTACCGGGCAACCGAATCAACGTTTACTTCATATAACAACATCTAATAACGAAAACTACACATTAAACCTGTCAACTCGTTATATCACGACTGGAACACTAAAACCTGGTAAAGCAAACGGGTTAGCCAGTCTGACTTTTTCTTATCAATAA
- a CDS encoding helix-turn-helix domain-containing protein, giving the protein MIDNSKTINFRIGQRIRHLRKKLKYSGTLFAQELGISQQQLSRYERGTNRISIEFIYLISEKFDVHISYFLQSNYLINIEQQRKTQEKNSRLIAECCIKK; this is encoded by the coding sequence ATGATTGATAACAGCAAAACTATTAATTTTCGTATAGGGCAACGAATACGTCATTTACGAAAGAAATTAAAATACTCAGGAACCCTTTTTGCTCAAGAGTTAGGCATAAGCCAACAGCAACTTTCTCGCTATGAACGAGGAACAAATAGGATAAGTATTGAGTTTATTTATCTGATTTCTGAAAAATTTGATGTTCATATTAGTTATTTTCTACAGAGCAATTATTTAATTAATATTGAACAACAACGTAAAACTCAAGAAAAAAATAGCCGACTTATTGCTGAATGTTGTATAAAAAAATAA
- the potD gene encoding spermidine/putrescine ABC transporter substrate-binding protein PotD yields MKKWSSVLAASVMALSIGTASADDGKTLYFYNWTEYVPPGLLEQFTKETGIKVIYSTYESNESMYTKLKTYKDGAYDLVVPSTYFISKMSHEGMLQKIDKSKLTNFGNLDPSLLHKSFDPENDYSIPYIWGATAIGINSDEVDVSSITSWADLWKPEYKDSLLLTDDAREVFQMALLKLGYSGNTTDPKEIEEAYKELQKLMPNVLAFNSDNPANPYMQGEVNLGMIWNGSAFIARDAGAPIEMVWPKEGGIFWMDSLAIPANAKNVEGAHKLIDFLLRPEVAAKVAENIGYPTPNLAAQKLLPNVITKDNSLYPTEEIINKGEWQNDVGDATVLYESYYQKLKAGR; encoded by the coding sequence ATGAAAAAGTGGTCCTCAGTACTTGCTGCCAGCGTAATGGCATTAAGTATCGGCACAGCCTCGGCTGATGATGGTAAGACATTATATTTCTACAACTGGACGGAGTATGTGCCGCCTGGTCTGCTTGAACAGTTTACGAAAGAAACTGGGATTAAGGTGATCTATTCCACCTATGAATCCAATGAAAGCATGTATACCAAGTTAAAGACCTACAAAGATGGTGCTTATGACTTGGTGGTTCCTTCTACTTATTTTATTTCTAAAATGAGCCATGAAGGCATGCTACAAAAAATCGATAAATCAAAATTAACCAATTTTGGTAATCTCGATCCTAGCTTATTACATAAATCATTCGACCCAGAAAACGATTATTCTATCCCTTATATTTGGGGAGCGACGGCTATTGGTATTAATAGCGATGAAGTTGATGTGAGTAGCATTACTTCATGGGCAGATTTATGGAAACCTGAATATAAAGATAGCTTGTTATTAACCGATGATGCCCGTGAAGTTTTCCAAATGGCATTATTGAAATTAGGCTATTCGGGCAATACAACCGATCCTAAAGAGATTGAAGAAGCCTATAAAGAGCTACAAAAGCTGATGCCAAACGTATTAGCATTCAATTCAGATAACCCTGCTAACCCTTATATGCAAGGGGAAGTTAATTTAGGGATGATTTGGAATGGCTCTGCATTTATTGCTCGTGATGCTGGCGCACCTATTGAAATGGTGTGGCCAAAAGAGGGAGGCATTTTCTGGATGGATAGCTTAGCTATTCCTGCTAATGCCAAGAATGTTGAAGGCGCTCATAAACTTATCGACTTCTTATTACGCCCAGAGGTCGCAGCAAAAGTGGCTGAAAATATTGGTTACCCAACACCGAACCTTGCAGCGCAAAAACTACTGCCAAATGTTATCACTAAAGATAATTCTCTTTACCCAACAGAAGAGATTATTAATAAAGGTGAATGGCAAAATGATGTGGGTGATGCAACAGTATTGTACGAAAGCTATTACCAAAAATTAAAAGCAGGACGCTAA
- the potC gene encoding spermidine/putrescine ABC transporter permease PotC: MIGRLLRGGFMSIIYAYLYIPIIILIVNSFNSSRFGINWKGFTTDWYAILFNNDSLLQAAGHSLTMAVTSATFATLIGSLAAVALYRYRFRGKKFVGGMLFVVMMSPDIVMAISLLVLFMILGVSLGFWSLLFSHITFCLPFVVVTVYSRLSGFDVKMLEAAKDLGAGEFTILRKIIMPLAMPAVASGWLLSFTLSMDDVVVSSFVTGPSYEILPLKIYSMVKVGVSPEVNALATILLGLSLVLVLISQLILRDRTGKA; the protein is encoded by the coding sequence ATGATAGGACGGTTATTGCGTGGTGGATTTATGTCCATTATTTACGCGTATCTTTATATCCCGATCATCATTCTGATAGTTAACTCTTTTAACTCATCGCGTTTCGGGATTAATTGGAAAGGTTTTACCACAGATTGGTACGCTATTTTATTTAATAATGACAGCCTGCTTCAAGCGGCTGGGCATTCATTAACAATGGCGGTTACTTCTGCGACATTTGCGACATTAATTGGCTCCTTAGCGGCAGTTGCGCTTTATCGCTACCGCTTTCGTGGCAAAAAATTTGTGGGTGGAATGCTGTTTGTTGTGATGATGTCGCCGGATATTGTGATGGCGATTTCGTTACTTGTCCTGTTTATGATCCTCGGTGTTTCATTAGGATTTTGGTCGCTGCTATTTTCACATATTACATTTTGTCTGCCTTTTGTTGTGGTGACTGTGTATTCACGATTAAGTGGATTTGATGTAAAAATGTTGGAAGCTGCTAAAGATTTAGGAGCTGGCGAATTTACTATTTTACGTAAAATCATTATGCCTCTGGCAATGCCAGCAGTAGCTTCAGGTTGGTTATTAAGCTTTACGTTATCCATGGATGACGTTGTTGTTTCCTCTTTTGTGACGGGACCAAGTTATGAAATTTTACCACTGAAAATTTACTCAATGGTAAAAGTAGGGGTTTCGCCAGAAGTGAATGCGCTTGCAACTATCCTTTTAGGTCTATCTTTAGTATTAGTATTAATTAGCCAGTTGATCTTAAGAGACAGGACTGGCAAAGCGTAA
- the potB gene encoding spermidine/putrescine ABC transporter permease PotB, translated as MKKTRKLFQNIVITGVVGWLMVFVFLPNIMIIATSFLTRDDANLVEMVFTLDNYYRLFDPMYAEVLLHSIHMAVVATLACLLLGYPFAYFLAKMPKKIQPLMLFLLIVPFWTNSLIRIYGLKIFLSTKGYFNEFLLWIGLIDKPLRIIYTPEAVVLGLVYILLPFMVLPLYSSIEKLDKPCLEAARDLGANKFQTFIRIIIPLTMPGIIAGCLLVMLPAMGLFFVADLMGGAKNLLIGNVIKSQFLNIRDWPFGAATSICLTLVMGLMLFVYYRAVKLLHKKVEIE; from the coding sequence ATGAAGAAAACACGTAAACTATTTCAAAACATCGTTATTACTGGTGTTGTGGGTTGGTTGATGGTGTTCGTCTTCTTGCCGAATATCATGATCATTGCGACCAGTTTTTTAACGCGTGATGATGCCAACCTTGTCGAGATGGTCTTTACACTCGATAACTACTATCGCTTATTTGATCCTATGTATGCAGAAGTGTTACTGCATTCTATTCATATGGCGGTGGTTGCAACATTAGCTTGTTTATTATTAGGTTATCCCTTTGCTTATTTCCTTGCAAAAATGCCTAAGAAAATACAGCCATTAATGTTGTTTTTATTGATTGTACCTTTTTGGACAAACTCGCTTATTCGTATTTATGGATTAAAAATATTCCTAAGTACGAAAGGTTATTTTAACGAATTCCTGTTGTGGATTGGACTTATAGATAAGCCACTCAGAATTATTTATACCCCAGAAGCTGTAGTGCTGGGACTGGTTTATATTTTATTACCTTTCATGGTATTACCGTTATATTCCAGCATTGAAAAGTTAGATAAACCTTGTTTAGAGGCAGCGCGCGATTTAGGTGCTAATAAATTTCAAACCTTTATTCGTATTATTATTCCATTAACAATGCCGGGCATTATTGCGGGTTGTTTACTCGTGATGTTACCTGCGATGGGCTTATTCTTTGTTGCTGATCTAATGGGTGGCGCGAAAAACTTATTAATTGGTAACGTAATTAAGAGCCAATTCTTAAATATTCGTGACTGGCCTTTTGGTGCAGCCACCAGTATTTGTTTAACATTGGTGATGGGACTCATGCTGTTTGTGTATTACCGAGCCGTGAAGCTACTGCATAAGAAGGTAGAAATAGAATGA
- the potA gene encoding spermidine/putrescine ABC transporter ATP-binding protein PotA — protein sequence MTEKTSLTPVVELKSLSKGFDGKQIISRLDLTINHGEFLTILGPSGCGKTTVLRLIAGLEDVDDGQIILDGQDITDIPAEQRFVNTVFQSYALFPHMTVFENVAFGLRMQKTPADEINIRVEEALRMVQLEDFAQRRPAHLSGGQQQRVAIARAVVNKPKVLLLDESLSALDYKLRKQMQNELKALQRKLGITFIFVTHDQEEALTMSDRIVVMREGRIEQDGTPREIYEEPTNLFVAQFIGEINIFDARVLHRIDETRIRADVEGHECDIYTTLPVTQNQQLKVLLRPEDLRVEEIHDLENLPGLIGYVRERNYKGMTLDSVVEMENGKVVMVSEFFNEDDPDVDHSLDQKIAVTWVESWEVVLADEENT from the coding sequence ATGACTGAGAAAACATCTCTGACACCAGTTGTCGAATTAAAATCCTTAAGTAAAGGTTTCGACGGAAAACAAATTATTTCCCGCCTCGATCTCACTATCAACCATGGCGAGTTTTTAACCATCCTCGGTCCTTCGGGCTGTGGTAAGACGACGGTTTTGCGTTTAATCGCGGGTTTAGAAGACGTTGACGATGGGCAAATTATCCTTGATGGGCAAGATATTACGGATATCCCAGCGGAACAACGTTTTGTAAATACGGTTTTTCAAAGTTACGCGCTTTTCCCACATATGACTGTTTTTGAAAACGTCGCATTTGGTCTTCGCATGCAAAAAACGCCTGCTGATGAGATTAATATTCGCGTTGAAGAAGCCTTGCGTATGGTGCAACTTGAAGATTTCGCACAACGGCGTCCTGCACACCTTTCTGGTGGACAACAACAACGTGTCGCGATTGCGCGTGCTGTTGTGAATAAACCAAAGGTCTTATTGCTTGATGAATCATTATCTGCACTGGATTACAAACTACGTAAACAGATGCAAAATGAATTAAAAGCCTTACAACGTAAATTAGGGATCACCTTTATTTTCGTGACTCATGACCAAGAAGAGGCGCTGACCATGTCAGACCGGATCGTGGTGATGCGTGAAGGGCGTATTGAGCAAGATGGTACTCCGCGTGAAATTTATGAGGAGCCAACAAATCTATTTGTTGCGCAATTTATAGGTGAAATTAATATCTTTGATGCGCGGGTGCTCCATCGTATTGATGAAACGCGTATTCGTGCCGATGTTGAAGGTCATGAATGTGATATTTATACCACATTACCTGTGACACAAAACCAGCAACTCAAAGTATTACTTCGACCAGAAGATCTCCGTGTTGAAGAAATTCACGATCTTGAAAACCTTCCTGGGCTAATTGGTTATGTTCGTGAACGTAACTATAAAGGCATGACGCTAGATTCTGTTGTTGAAATGGAAAATGGCAAGGTGGTCATGGTCAGCGAATTCTTTAATGAAGATGATCCGGATGTTGATCACTCGTTAGACCAAAAAATTGCAGTAACTTGGGTTGAAAGCTGGGAGGTCGTGCTGGCAGATGAAGAAAACACGTAA
- a CDS encoding S8 family peptidase → MNIKRKILIKLNNLNYDNKKLSFSTSHEMHHSFLTNIPLVPVISSVHPLPPRSYIDSISINFNDLNKYYYLNLPENKHYSLEEVIKILEQHPDIEYVQTVPIQPIEPPNITPDFTQYQQYLNTPEKMVNINKIKGLGICEAWKQEAYGQGIQVADIEWDFNLSHHDLSTDNITSLLPFNEKTSQADHGTAVAGLIMGKNDGKGITGLAYKLDMFYAISELTCGRIDAIIASKRILHAGDIVLYEMQTICEHQAYVPADYEMHIWEATRALTDAGIIVIMAAGNGGVDLDLPAYESYRQRHDNNSIRVGAGSPYTLNRLPFSTHGSPIHVQAWGEDVATAGYGDLFRSDDNHTYTANFSGTSSASALVAGAAAVIQSWYKDRTNSVLTPIQMRDLLIRTGTFPLLNDKIGPLPNVNNAILYLKKLIKRH, encoded by the coding sequence ATGAACATTAAAAGAAAGATCCTTATAAAATTAAATAATCTTAATTATGATAATAAAAAATTGTCATTTTCTACTTCCCATGAAATGCACCATTCCTTTTTAACTAATATACCTTTAGTTCCGGTAATATCATCTGTTCATCCATTACCGCCCAGAAGTTATATTGATTCTATTTCAATAAACTTTAATGATCTAAATAAATATTATTATCTTAATTTACCAGAGAATAAACATTATTCTTTAGAAGAAGTAATTAAAATATTAGAACAACACCCTGATATTGAATATGTACAAACAGTGCCGATACAGCCTATTGAACCTCCTAACATTACGCCTGATTTTACTCAATATCAGCAATACTTAAATACGCCAGAAAAAATGGTGAATATTAATAAAATTAAAGGGCTAGGGATCTGTGAAGCATGGAAGCAAGAAGCATACGGGCAAGGAATACAAGTTGCTGATATTGAATGGGATTTCAATCTTTCTCATCATGATTTATCAACAGATAATATTACGTCATTATTACCATTTAATGAAAAAACCAGTCAGGCAGATCATGGTACAGCAGTTGCAGGGTTAATTATGGGAAAAAATGATGGTAAAGGGATCACTGGACTCGCTTATAAATTAGATATGTTTTATGCCATCTCTGAATTAACTTGTGGGCGTATTGACGCGATTATTGCGAGTAAACGCATATTACATGCTGGTGATATTGTTTTATATGAAATGCAGACAATTTGTGAACATCAAGCTTATGTACCTGCGGATTATGAAATGCACATTTGGGAAGCAACTCGTGCATTAACAGATGCTGGGATCATTGTGATTATGGCAGCAGGTAATGGAGGGGTAGATCTAGATTTACCTGCTTATGAAAGTTATCGACAGCGCCATGATAATAACTCAATACGTGTTGGTGCTGGTTCGCCTTATACATTAAATCGATTACCTTTCTCAACGCATGGTTCACCTATTCATGTACAAGCATGGGGAGAGGATGTTGCAACCGCAGGTTATGGTGACCTGTTTCGAAGTGATGATAACCATACTTATACTGCTAATTTTAGTGGAACATCGTCAGCCAGTGCTTTAGTTGCGGGAGCTGCTGCTGTGATCCAATCTTGGTATAAAGACCGTACAAACAGTGTGTTAACGCCGATACAAATGCGTGACTTATTAATTAGAACAGGCACATTCCCACTGTTAAATGACAAAATTGGCCCTTTACCGAATGTGAATAACGCAATTTTATATTTAAAAAAATTAATAAAACGTCATTAA
- the dusA gene encoding tRNA dihydrouridine(20/20a) synthase DusA, translated as MLDWTDRHCRYFFRQLSKNTLLYTEMVTTGAIIHGKGDYLKYSEEEHPVSLQLGGSDPQALAQCAKLAQERGYDEINLNVGCPSDRVQNGRFGACLMGDAQLVADCVKAMRDVVDIPVTVKTRIGIDELDSYEFLCDFIDTVSRDNNCDTFIIHARKAWLSGLSPKENREVPPLDYPRVYQLKRDFPHLTMAINGGIKSLEEAKEHLKYMDGVMVGREAYQNPSILTHVDHELFDNQLPIADAVSAVKAMYPYIEKELSQGTYLGHVTRHMLGIFQGIPGARQWRRHLSENAHKQGADLSVLENALKFVTEK; from the coding sequence ATGCTCGATTGGACTGATCGCCATTGTCGTTATTTCTTTCGTCAGCTCAGTAAAAATACCCTGCTTTATACTGAAATGGTCACAACAGGTGCCATCATTCATGGTAAAGGTGACTATCTAAAATACAGTGAAGAAGAACATCCCGTCTCTTTGCAGTTAGGTGGAAGTGATCCCCAAGCTTTAGCGCAATGTGCAAAATTGGCACAAGAGCGTGGCTATGATGAAATTAATTTAAATGTGGGATGCCCTTCAGATCGCGTACAAAATGGGCGCTTTGGTGCTTGTTTAATGGGAGATGCACAACTCGTTGCCGATTGTGTAAAAGCCATGCGTGATGTCGTTGATATTCCTGTTACGGTAAAAACGCGTATTGGTATTGACGAGCTGGATAGCTACGAATTTCTATGTGATTTTATTGATACCGTCAGCCGTGATAATAACTGTGATACCTTTATTATTCATGCCCGTAAAGCATGGTTATCAGGCTTAAGCCCGAAAGAAAACCGTGAAGTGCCTCCTTTAGATTATCCTCGTGTTTATCAATTAAAACGTGATTTTCCACATCTCACGATGGCAATTAATGGGGGGATTAAATCGCTAGAAGAAGCTAAAGAGCACTTAAAATATATGGATGGTGTGATGGTGGGTCGTGAGGCTTATCAAAATCCGTCAATTTTAACGCATGTTGATCATGAACTTTTTGACAATCAGCTACCCATTGCTGATGCAGTCAGTGCAGTAAAAGCAATGTATCCTTATATCGAAAAAGAACTCTCTCAGGGTACTTATTTAGGTCATGTTACGCGTCATATGTTGGGGATTTTCCAAGGTATCCCTGGTGCTCGACAATGGCGACGTCATTTAAGCGAAAACGCCCATAAACAGGGCGCTGATTTATCTGTTTTAGAAAATGCACTTAAATTTGTGACTGAAAAATAA